The Panicum virgatum strain AP13 chromosome 5K, P.virgatum_v5, whole genome shotgun sequence genome has a window encoding:
- the LOC120708683 gene encoding probable anion transporter 3, chloroplastic, with the protein MMPSGQLLPLTRPPPPPPAPPVLSSRRSRRLPPARAHARGLPPPLWRAHRLHDRFLHPPPQFRAPARAPRPPTPPGVSAAGGGEAQAAAVAEFVTSERVKVAAMLGLALALCNADRVVMSVAIVPLSQAYGWTPSFAGVVQSSFLWGYLMSPIIGGALVDYYGGKRVMAYGVALWSLATFLSPWAAGRSIWLFLFTRVLLGIAEGVALPSMNNMVLRWFPHTERSSAVGIAMAGFQLGNTIGLLLSPIIMSRTGIFGPFVIFGLFGFLWVLVWIPAISGTPGEHAQISAYELENITKGQKLVKPQIGSAKTKKVPPFSKLLSKWPTWALISANAMHSWGYFVILSWMPVYFKTIYHVNLRDAAWFSALPWVMMAVLGYVAGLVSDMLIRNGTNITLTRKIMQSIGFLGPGIALLGLNAAKSPIIASAWLTVAVGLKSFGHSGFLVNLQEIAPQYAGVLHGMSNTAGTFAAILGTVGAGFFVDRMGSFRGFLILTSLLYFSSALFWDIFATGERVDFDGTG; encoded by the exons ATGATGCCTTCCGGCCAACTGCTCCCCCTGacccgcccgcctccgccgcctccggctcctcCAGTCCTCTccagccgccgcagccggcgcctgCCTCCCGCCCGCGCGCACGCTCGAGGCTTGCCTCCGCCTCTATGGCGGGCCCACCGCCTCCACGACCGCTTCCTGCATCCTCCTCCGCAGTTCCGCGCTCCGGCCAGGGCTCCTCGCCCTCCAACGCCTCCAGGGGTTTCGGCCGCCGGAGGAGGCGAggctcaggcggcggcggtggcggagttcgTGACGTCTGAGAGGGTGAAGGTGGCGGCGATGCTGGGGCTGGCCCTCGCGCTCTGCAACGCCGACCGTGTCGTCATGTCCGTCGCCATCGTGCCTCTCTCCCAGGCGTACGGTTGGACCCCTTCATTTGCCGGCGTCGTGCAG TCATCCTTCCTTTGGGGATATCTGATGTCGCCGATAATTGGCGGAGCGCTTGTTGACTACTATGGTGGAAAACGAGTCATGGCTTATGGTGTAGCCTTATGGTCCTTGGCCACATTCCTGTCTCCTTGGGCAGCTGGTCGCTCTATATGGTTGTTTCTCTTTACTAGAGTTCTGCTGGGTATTGCAGAAGGAGTGGCACTCCCAAGCATGAACAACATGGTTTTGAG GTGGTTTCCTCACACAGAGAGATCTAGTGCTGTGGGTATTGCAATGGCAGGCTTTCAGCTTGGGAATACCATTGGGTTACTTCTATCCCCAATTATCATGTCACGAACTGGAATATTTGGACCTTTTGTGATATTTGGATTATTCGGATTTCTGTGGGTGTTGGTGTGGATACCGGCTATATCTGGCACACCCGGTGAACATGCACAAATATCAGCATATGAACTGGAGAATATAACCAAAGGTCAGAAATTGGTGAAGCCTCAAATTGGAAgtgcaaaaacaaaaaaggtCCCCCCTTTCAGCAAACTACTTTCCAAATGGCCAACATGGGCTTTGATCAGTGCAAATGCCATGCATAGCTGG GGTTATTTCGTCATCCTTTCATGGATGCCAGTCTATTTCAAAACA ATATATCATGTCAATCTGAGAGATGCTGCATGGTTCAGTGCACTCCCCTGGGTGATGATGGCAGTTTTAGGTTATGTGGCCGGTCTTGTCTCAGACATGCTTATTAGAAATGGAACAAACATTACTTTAACACGGAAGATAATGCAG TCAATTGGCTTTCTGGGTCCTGGTATTGCTTTACTTGGTCTGAATGCAGCAAAGAGTCCAATCATTGCTTCAGCTTGGCTTACAGTTGCTGTTGGTCTGAAATCCTTCGGCCACTCAGGTTTCTTAGTAAATCTACAG GAGATTGCCCCACAATATGCTGGAGTCCTACACG GAATGTCAAATACAGCTGGGACATTTGCTGCCATTTTAGGAACTGTTGGAGCAGGGTTTTTTGTTGATCGGATGGGTTCTTTCCGTGGATTTTTGATATTGACATCACTCCTATACTTCAGTAGTGCTCTTTTCTGGGATATATTTGCTACTGGAGAGCGTGTTGACTTTGATGGCACTGGCTAG
- the LOC120710263 gene encoding E3 ubiquitin-protein ligase WAV3-like, with product MASTPSRTSSRCDACRGDIGLRQASFTSECAHNFHLGCVSGAAACPVCAAKWSDTLVAVPAGSPASPFSFASPSFGQTPSSRGRPFSMLAGRPPAKQNPFWLGHAPPAPRPSSCTVCQGAIGRGQATVTSECKHTIHLRCISGSVCPVCSARWRDEVTVTPSQPRPLWFPLPTNFNSPPSTPSSSPEPPMPRPPISAFNDDEPVVEPPPLDDGWEVVQEATNNGVLVLTTHCEHPAVARDAAQENFAVLVQTKAPDAAAEASELAPLDVVTVLDVSDSMSGSKLGLLKQAMGFFIDDLGPGDRLSIVTFSCRARRIIRLTRMTDGGKALAKDVVESLTANGSTNIGDGIRVAAEVLDGRRHGNAVSGVILFSDGQDNHTLRQGGDGPFGGARSYADLVPQSLSARNRQRALVEGSRVRVRHRARRGGDARHRGGGGRRLLLHPEPSGRSESRVDADRAASVDVGELYADEERRFLLLLEGMVESSKKRDVSSSGPGRS from the coding sequence ATGGCGAGCACGCCGAGCAGGACCAGCAGCCGGTGCGACGCCTGCCGCGGCGACATCGGCCTCCGCCAGGCCTCGTTCACGTCGGAGTGCGCCCACAACTTCCACCTCGGCTGCGTGTCCGGGGCCGCAGCCTGCCCGGTCTGCGCCGCGAAGTGGAGCGACACGCTGGTCGCGGTCCCTGCCGGGTCGCCGGCATCCCCATTCTCCTTCGCCTCGCCGTCGTTTGGACAGACGCCGTCGTCGAGGGGGAGGCCATTCTCCATGTTGGCCGGAAGGCCACCGGCGAAGCAGAATCCCTTCTGGCTCGGCCATGCGCCGCCAGCACCGCGGCCGTCGTCGTGCACCGTGTGCCAGGGCGCCATCGGCCGCGGCCAGGCCACCGTCACGTCCGAGTGCAAGCACACGATCCACCTCCGTTGCATCTCGGGCAGCGTCTGCCCGGTCTGCAGCGCGCGGTGGCGTGACGAGGTGACCGTGACGCCGTCGCAGCCACGGCCGTTGTGGTTTCCTCTGCCTACCAACTTCAATTCGCCGCCGTCCACGCCCAGTTCCTCCCCCGAACCACCGATGCCTCGACCGCCGATCAGCGCATTCAATGACGATGAGCCGGtggtggagccgccgcctctcgACGACGGCTGGGAAGTGGTCCAGGAAGCGACGAACAATGGAGTCCTCGTCCTCACGACGCACTGCGAGCACCCGGCCGTCGCGAGAGACGCGGCCCAGGAAAACTTCGCGGTGCTGGTGCAAACCAAGGCCCCCGACGCGGCAGCCGAGGCGTCGGAGCTCGCGCCACTCGATGTCGTCACCGTACTCGATGTCAGCGACAGTATGTCAGGCTCCAAGCTGGGCCTTCTGAAGCAGGCCATGGGCTTCTTCATCGACGACCTCGGCCCCGGCGACCGGCTCAGCATCGTGACCTTCTCGTGTCGAGCTCGTCGCATCATCCGGCTCACACGCATGACGGACGGTGGGAAGGCATTGGCCAAGGACGTCGTGGAGTCCCTCACCGCCAACGGCAGCACCAACATCGGAGATGGCATTCGCGTCGCCGCTGAGGTACTCGACGGCCGCCGGCACGGGAACGCCGTCTCGGGCGTCATCCTTTTCTCCGACGGCCAGGACAACCATACTCTGCGACAAGGCGGTGATGGACCTTTCGGTGGCGCCAGGAGCTACGCCGACCTTGTGCCGCAGTCCTTGAGCGCGCGGAACCGGCAGCGCGCGCTCGTCGAAGGTTCACGCGTTCGGGTTCGGCACCGAGCACGACGCGGCGGCGATGCACGCCATCGCggaggtggcgggcggcgcctTCTCCTTCATCCGGAACCATCCGGTCGCTCCGAGAGCCGCGTCGACGCGGACCGCGCCGCATCCGTGGACGTCGGCGAGCTGTACGCGGACGAGGAGAGGcgcttcctgctgctgctggagggcATGGTGGAGTCGTCGAAGAAGAGAGACGTGAGCAGCAGCGGCCCTGGTAGAAGTTAA
- the LOC120708686 gene encoding sedoheptulose-1,7-bisphosphatase, chloroplastic-like, producing METVAAASYAGTAAGATRSPACCAAMSFSQSSRPKASRPPTAFYGESVRVSTARPLAARQTKAASRAALSARCEIGDSLEEFLTKATPDKNLIRLLTCMGEAMRTIAFKVRTASCGGTACVNSFGDEQLAVDMLANKLLFDALEYSHVCKYACSEEVPELQDMGGPVAGGFSVAFDPLDGSSIVDTNFTVGTIFGVWPGDKLTGVTGGDQVAAAMGIYGPRTTYVIALKDCPGTHEFLLLDEGKWQHVKDTTSIGEGKMFSPGNLRATFDNPDYSKLIDYYVKEKYTLRYTGGMVPDVNQIIVKEKGIFTNVTSPSAKAKLRLLFEVAPLGLLVEKAGGHSSDGKQSVLDKVINELDERTQVAYGSKNEIIRFEETLYGSSRLAAGATVGAAA from the exons ATGGAGAccgtcgcggcggcgagctacgccggcacggccgccggcgccacgcgCTCCCCGGCGTGCTGCGCCGCCATGTCCTTCTCGCAGTCGTCCAGGCCCAAG GCGTCCAGGCCGCCGACGGCGTTCTACGGCGAGTCGGTGCGGGTGAGCACGGCGCGGCCGCTCGCGGCGAGGCAGACCAAGGCGGCGAGCCGGGCGGCGCTCAGCGCACGGTGCGAGATCGGCGACAGCCTG GAGGAGTTCCTGACCAAGGCGACGCCGGACAAGAACCTCATCAGGCTGCTCACCTGCATGGGGGAGGCCATGAGGACGATCGCGTTCAAGGTCCGGACGGCGTCCTGCGGCGGCACGGCCTGCGTCAACTCCTTCGGCGACGagcagctcgccgtcgacatGCTCGCCAACAAGCTCCTCTTCGAT GCTCTGGAGTACTCCCATGTGTGCAAGTACGCGTGCTCCGAGGAAGTCCCCGAGCTGCAAGACATGGGTGGCCCAGTTGCCG GTGGTTTCAGCGTTGCGTTCGATCCCCTTGACGGTTCCAGCATTGTCGACACCAACTTCACCGTCGGAACCATCTTCGGTGTCTGGCCCGGCGACAAGCTGACGGGAGTCACCGGCGGCGACCAGGTCGCCGCTGCGATGGGCATCTACGGCCCCCGCACGACCTACGTCATCGCCCTCAAGGACTGCCCTGGGACACACGAGTTCCTCCTCCTCGACGAAG GCAAATGGCAGCATGTCAAGGACACCACCTCCATTGGGGAGGGGAAGATGTTCTCTCCTGGTAATTTGAGGGCAACATTTGACAACCCTGACTACAGCAAG CTCATCGACTACTACGTCAAGGAGAAGTACACATTGCGTTACACTGGGGGAATGGTACCAGATGTCAACCAG ATCATAGTGAAGGAGAAGGGCATCTTCACCAACGTGACGTCCCCGTCCGCCAAGGCCAAGCTGCGGCTCCTCTTCGAGGTGGCGCCGCTGGGGCTCCTGGTCGAGAAGGCCGGCGGGCACAGCAGCGACGGCAAGCAGTCGGTGCTGGACAAGGTGATCAACGAGCTCGACGAGCGCACCCAGGTGGCCTACGGCTCCAAGAACGAGATCATCCGGTTCGAGGAGACCCTCTACGGCTCGTccaggctcgccgccggcgccaccgtcgGCGCGGCCGCCTGA
- the LOC120708684 gene encoding calmodulin-binding receptor-like cytoplasmic kinase 2, with product MVPDYARAAMQAARNRASASPTSHGGFSGFNSEFQSDPGFSWTSTYTPRSRVVNKKVRSSRSIWGKAAAIAGSCANCFAPPRSEINEAHENPPINGQDVSISPISRISSTSSTSNNISRQRGDSSQTKAWQEQLSFQEICIATSNFREQNKIGLGNFGTVYKAKLRDGSIIAVKRATKNIQDGHLSAEFRSEIQMLSKVEHLNLVKFLGYVEYDDEHLILVEYVNNGTLRQHLDGSQGEPLEFAQRLNIAIDTVHAVAYLHGYTDHPIIHRDIKSSNILLTEHLRAKVADFGFARLAPENPEATHVSTLVKGTAGYVDPEYLRTNQLTDRSDVYSFGVLLVELITGRRPIERGRGRRRHQRLTTEWALRKCREGDAVVVMDPRMRRTSAVVAAVEKVMALAAECTAPELAARPAMRRCAEVLWSVRRDLQQKQQRAAAAAAAASAGARRRDGSTYAPPSATSLRQERFENSR from the exons ATGGTACCTGATTATGCGCGAGCAGCTATGCAGGCAGCTCGCAACCGCGCATCCGCATCCCCCACCAGCCATGGAGGTTTCTCTGGCTTCAACAGCGAGTTTCAGTCGGATCCTGGGTTCTCTTGGACTTCCACCTATACACCTCGTTCCCGTGTGGTCAACAAGAAGGTAAGAAGCTCAAGATCAATCTGGGGAAAAGCTGCAGCAATTGCAGGGTCATGCGCAAACTGCTTCGCTCCTCCTCGGTCTGAAATCAACGAAGCGCATGAGAACCCACCAATCAATGGCCAGGATGTGTCTATCAGTCCCA TCTCCAGAATATCATCAACAAGTAGCACAAGCAATAATATATCCAGACAGAGAGGCGATAGCAGCCAAACAAAGGCATGGCAAGAACAATTGTCATTTCAGGAAATTTGCATCGCTACTTCAAACTTTCGTGAGcaaaacaaaattggattagGTAATTTTGGCACTGTGTATAAGGCAAAGCTCAGGGATGGATCCATCATAGCTGTAAAGCGGGCTACTAAG AACATTCAAGACGGGCACCTATCTGCAGAGTTTAGGAGTGAAATCCAGATGTTATCAAAGGTCGAGCATTTGAACTTGGTGAAGTTTCTTGGGTACGTGGAATACGACGATGAACACCTAATTCTGGTTGAGTATGTAAATAATGGAACACTCCGTCAACACTTGGATG GATCACAAGGGGAACCATTGGAATTTGCACAGCGTCTCAACATTGCTATTGACACAGTTCATGCCGTTGCCTACTTACATGGTTATACAG ATCATCCAATCATCCACCGTGACATCAAGTCATCCAACATTCTCCTAACAGAGCATCTGCGAGCAAAGGTTGCCGATTTTGGCTTCGCACGCCTAGCCCCCGAAAACCCAGAAGCGACCCACGTCTCAACGCTAGTGAAGGGGACAGCCGGATATGTGGATCCTGAGTACCTGCGCACGAACCAGCTCACCGACCGCAGCGACGTCTACTCCTTCGGCGTCCTCCTTGTCGAGCTCATCACGGGCCGACGTCCTAtcgagcgcggccgcggccgcaggCGCCACCAACGCCTCACAACCGAATGG GCGCTGCGCAAGTGCAGGGAGGGCGACGCGGTGGTGGTGATGGACCCCCGGATGCGGCGGACcagcgcggtggtggcggcggtggagaaggtgatGGCGCTGGCGGCGGAATGCACGGCTCCGGAgctcgcggcgcggccggcgatgCGGCGGTGCGCCGAGGTGCTCTGGTCCGTGAGACGCGACTTgcagcagaagcagcagcgggcggcggccgcggccgcggccgcgagcgCAGGAGCGAGGCGGCGCGATGGCTCGACGTACGCACCGCCGTCGGCTACGAGTTTGAGGCAGGAGAGGTTCGAGAACTCGAGATGA
- the LOC120708682 gene encoding alpha-glucan phosphorylase, H isozyme — translation MPGSNCAAADKVKPAASPAADKPAEIAGNISYHAQYSPHFSPLAFGPEEAFYATAESVRDHLIERWNDTYVHFHKTDPKQTYYLSMEYLQGRALTNAVGNLGITGAYAEAVKKFGYELEALVGQEKDAALGNGGLGRLASCFLDSMATLNLPAWGYGLRYRYGLFKQRITKEGQEEIAEDWLDKFSPWEIPRHDVVFPVRFFGHVEILPDGSRKWVGGEVLKALAYDVPIPGYKTKNAISLRLWEAKATAEDFNLFQFNDGQYESSAQLHARAEQICAVLYPGDATEEGKLLRLKQQFFLCSASLQDMIARFKERKADRVSGKWSEFPSKVAVQLNDTHPTLAIPELMRLLMDEEGLGWDEAWDITYRTVSYTNHTVLPEALEKWSQIVMRKLLPRHMEIIEEIDKRFREMVISKHKEMEGKIDSMKVLDGSNPQKPVVRMANLCVVSSHTVNGVAELHSNILKQELFADYVSIWPNKFQNKTNGITPRRWLKFCNPELSEIITKWIKTDQWTSDLDLLTGLRKFADDEKLHAEWAAAKLACKKRLAKHVLDATGVTIDPTSLFDIQIKRIHEYKRQLLNILGAVYRYKKLKEMSAEEKQKVTPRTVMIGGKAFATYTNAKRIVKLVNDVGAVVNNDPEVNKYLKVVFIPNYNVSVAEVLIPGSELSQHISTAGMEASGTSNMKFSLNGCVIIGTLDGANVEIREEVGEDNFFLFGAKADQVAGLRKDRENGLFKPDPRFEEAKQLIRSGAFGSYNYEPLLDSLEGNSGFGRGDYFLVGYDFPGYIDAQDRVDAAYKDKKKWIKMSILNTAGSGKFSSDRTIAQYAKEIWDIKPSPVA, via the exons ATGCCGGGGAGCAATTGCGCCGCGGCCGACAAGGTGAAGCCGGCGGCCAGCCCCGCGGCGGATAAGCCCGCCGAGATCGCCGGCAACATCTCCTACCACGCGCAGTACAGCCCCCACTTCTCGCCGCTCGCGTTCGGGCCCGAGGAGGCCTTCTACGCCACCGCCGAGAGCGTCCGCGACCACCTCATCGAg AGATGGAACGACACTTACGTGCATTTCCACAAGACGGATCCGAAGCAGACGTACTACCTGTCCATGGAGTACCTGCAGGGCCGCGCGCTCACTAACGCCGTCGGCAACCTCGGCATCACCGGGGCCTACGCGGAGGCGGTGAAGAAGTTCGGCTACGAGCTTGAGGCCCTCGTGGGGCAG GAAAAAGATGCAGCTCTAGGAAATGGTGGCCTGGGTAGGCTTGCATCTTGCTTTTTGGATTCAATGGCAACATTGAATTTGCCTGCTTGGGGCTATGGCCTGCGATACCGATATGGACTATTCAAACAGCGCATTACCAAGGAGGGACAAGAAGAAATCGCTGAAGATTGGCTTGAT AAATTCAGCCCCTGGGAGATTCCCAGGCATGATGTTGTGTTCCCAGTCAGATTTTTCGGCCATGTCGAGATCTTGCCTGATGGCTC TCGGAAATGGGTTGGAGGAGAAGTCCTAAAGGCATTAGCATATGACGTGCCGATTCCTGGATACAAGACAAAAAATGCAATCAGCCTTCGTCTTTGGGAAGCAAAAGCTACTGCTGAGGATTTCAACTTATTCCAATTCAATGACGGTCAATATGAGTCATCTGCCCAACTTCATGCTAGGGCTGAACAG ATATGTGCCGTTCTCTATCCTGGTGATGCTACAGAAGAAGGGAAGCTTCTAAGGCTAAAGCAGCAGTTTTTCCTTTGCAGCGCATCACTTCAG GATATGATTGCCAGGTTTAAAGAAAGGAAAGCTGACAGAGTTTCAGGGAAGTGGAGTGAGTTCCCTTCCAAAGTTGCTGTTCAACTGAATGACACCCACCCTACTCTTGCGATCCCTGAGCTAATGAGATTACTCATGGATGAGGAGGGACTTGGTTGGGATGAAGCTTGGGATATCACATACAG GACTGTTTCCTACACCAATCATACAGTTCTTCCTGAAGCTCTTGAAAAATGGTCACAAATTGTAATGAGGAAATTGCTTCCAAGACACATGGAAATTATTGAGGAAATTGACAAGCGG TTCAGAGAAATGGTAATCTCCAAACATAAGGAAATGGAGGGAAAGATCGATTCAATGAAGGTTTTAGATGGCTCGAATCCCCAGAAGCCAGTAGTGCGCATGGCAAATTTGTGTGTGGTGTCTTCTCATACG GTGAATGGAGTGGCTGAGTTACACAGCAACATTTTGAAGCAAGAACTGTTTGCTGATTATGTCTCCATATGGCCTAACAAATTCCAAAACAAAACTAATGGAATCACGCCTCGTAGATGGCTCAAGTTCTGTAACCCTGAGTTGAGTGAAATAATCACAAAATGGATAAAGACAGATCAGTGGACAAGTGACCTCGATCTACTTACTGGACTTCGCAAA TTTGCAGATGATGAAAAACTTCATGCTGAGTGGGCAGCAGCTAAGTTAGCTTGCAAGAAGCGCCTGGCCAAACATGTCTTGGATGCGACAGGTGTTACGATTGATCCAACTAGCCTTTTTGATATACAGATTAAACGCATCCATGAGTATAAGAGGCAGCTGCTAAACATATTGGGAGCTGTTTACAGATACAAAAAGTTAAAG GAAATGAGCGCAGAAGAGAAGCAGAAGGTTACACCACGCACTGTCATGATAGGGGGGAAAGCATTTGCAACATACACTAATGCCAAAAGAATAGTGAAATTGGTAAACGATGTTGGTGCTGTAGTGAACAATGATCCTGAAGTTAACAAATATCTGAAG GTTGTCTTCATTCCGAATTACAATGTATCGGTGGCTGAAGTTCTTATTCCTGGTAGCGAACTGTCACAACATATTAGTACTGCTGGTATGGAAGCAAGTGGAACAAGTAACATGAAATTCTCTCTGAACGGTTGCGTTATCATCGGCACCCTTGATGGAGCTAATGTTGAAATAAGAGAGGAGGTAGGAGAAGATAATTTCTTCCTTTTCGGTGCCAAAGCTGATCAAGTTGCTGGGCTGAGGAAGGACAGAGAAAATGGCTTG TTCAAACCAGACCCGCGTTTTGAGGAAGCCAAGCAGCTTATAAGGAGCGGCGCTTTTGGCAGCTACAACTACGAACCCCTCTTGGATTCCCTTGAAGGGAATTCTGGATTTGGCCGTGGTGATTATTTCCTTGTTGGGTATGACTTCCCAGGCTATATAGATGCACAAGACCGGGTGGATGCAGCCTACAA GGATAAGAAGAAATGGATCAAGATGTCCATCTTGAACACTGCTGGGAGTGGCAAGTTCAGCAGCGACCGTACCATCGCCCAGTATGCCAAGGAGATCTGGGACATCAAGCCTAGCCCTGTTGCGTGA